The genomic region ATTAGGAACGATTGGCCAAACATGTTTGCAGATGCGAGGAGCGTAGTTGTTGTTACGAAGAGCATCACCTGGCGTAGTCCAGGCAGAGTGATAGAGATGAATGAACGCACGGGACCTGCGCCATCCAACAGCGCAGCTTCGTATAGGTCCGGGTTAATTCCCTTCATACCTGCAAGGAATATTACTGTGTTCAACCCCGACGTCCACCATACAGTTACGCCTACCAGTGAAATCCAGACCCAAGGGGTATCTACAGTCCATGGAATGTCACCCGGTAGTCCAAGCATGGATAGCAAGTGGTTAAGAACTCCGGACTGCGTGTCTAGAATATACCTCCAGATGACCCCAACCACGGCAACTCCTAAAACATATGGTGCGAAAAATACCCCACGAAAAACTGTCGCAGCACGCATTTTTTGGTTGAGAAGGACGGCGATGAACAACGGAATAATTATTAAGACCGGCACGCTTAACACCATAAATAGGGCGGTTGCGCGCATTGATCGCCAAAAATCTTGTGCGAGCGCATTCTCAGGTGAAAATAAGGTTAGAAAGTTGTTTAACCCAACAAATGTCTGGCTTTCTTTAAATGGACTATAGTCAGTAAAACTGATCCAAAGTCCGAAGAATGCCGGTGCAATGACGAATGTAGTAAATAGAACAAGAAAGGGTAAGAGGAACAGATATGCCGTAATGGATCTCTTAAGTTTCCGGTGTTTGTTTGCTCTAGATAGGCGATTGGCCCGCGGGCCTCCTGTACACGAGGAGGCCCGCAACATGATCTCTTGAGACTCGGCTCTAGTTGTTCCCATACTTCTGCCTATTCTGTTTAAGTATCTGATTCACTTTTGCCGCTGCGTCGTCTAATGCCTTCTTAGGCTTCTTCTTTCCGGTTAGCGCTTCGTTAACTGCGGTAGTTATTAGACCGTTAGCTTCGTTAATTCCTGGCGATACAGTCTCATAGTGAGCGTAGGGAAGCTCTTCCATGAAAGGCTTTAGATTTGGATACTTCTTGACTAAGTCAGCACTTTCTCGAACCGAGTTTGTGGCAGGAAGTTCTCCCGTTTCTGCCCAATCGGTAGAGTTCTCGTTCATCCACTTTACAAATGTTGCTGCTGCAGCAGTCTTACTACTGTCTTGTCCTTTGTTTGCGGGGAAGACCCAGTGGGTTGAAGAAGACCAAACCGCCTTTTCATTTCCTATTTGCGGAACAGGCGCGGCAGTCCAATTTACTTTTTCCAGGGCGGTATTAGTAGTTTGCCATACACCGTTCCAGTTAAAAGCTGCTTTTCCGGAGATTAAAGCGTTAAAGTCACCGTCTTGAGCTACGTCCGCTGGACTGTATCCTTTGTCAATCATATTCCGCATCCAAGTTAGTGCTTTAACACCTGCCTCTGAGTTAAATGCTGCCTCTGAGACATCCGTGTTGTAGGGGGAACCACCGTATTGCCAGAGTAAACTCAAGAACTGATACTGTCCCGTAAACTCGAAGCCATCAACCCAGTCTCCTTGCACACCTGAAGACTTCATTTTTTCTAAGGCTTCCAGATATTCCTTTTTATTCGTAGGGACTTCTACAACCCCAGTTTTGTCTGCCACATCCTTATTAATAAATAGTCCTAGTGGGGTGACACTCCAGGGGATAGCGTATTGTATGTCCTGATAATTTCCTTTTGCAAACACTCCAGGTGGAAAAGAATCGTCGCTGTACTTTAGTTCTTTAACGATTTCATCACTCGAAATCAGAAGATTCTGAGCTGCATAAGTTGCGATGTCGTTTCCGTGCAAAACTGCTACGTCAGGACCCCTACCTGACTTTATCGCGAGGGGAAGCTTAGAACCAAGCTGACTCCATTCCTGAGGAACAGCCTTGACTGCAATGTTATCGTGCGTTGAATTAAACTTATCGATAAGCTTCGGAACAATAGTTGGAGCTGCTCCACCCGTCCATCCATGCCAAAAAGTTACTTCAACCTTTGGGCCGCTGTAGTCTCCACCTTCAATTTTGGATTTGGTCGCAGCGCCTTGTTGACCGCCTGAGCAGGCAACTAGTCCAAGAGTGAGTGCGAACGCAGCTAACCTAGCTAATCGTTTAATGGGTCGAGCCATTATTCTCTCCTTTGAGATCGAACCCAGTTCCGGTCTCTTGAGTCGTGAACTGTGGTAATCAACTATTACGTAAACGTGTCTATAGGATGCTTACGTATGCCACACTGTACAACGTTGTAAATCTCGAGTCAAGAGAAACGAGTGTCGCTTTACAACGCTGCAAAAGAGTTGCATTATTGAAGAATGTTCAAAGAAGAAGTACCTACCC from Gleimia hominis harbors:
- a CDS encoding carbohydrate ABC transporter permease, which encodes MGTTRAESQEIMLRASSCTGGPRANRLSRANKHRKLKRSITAYLFLLPFLVLFTTFVIAPAFFGLWISFTDYSPFKESQTFVGLNNFLTLFSPENALAQDFWRSMRATALFMVLSVPVLIIIPLFIAVLLNQKMRAATVFRGVFFAPYVLGVAVVGVIWRYILDTQSGVLNHLLSMLGLPGDIPWTVDTPWVWISLVGVTVWWTSGLNTVIFLAGMKGINPDLYEAALLDGAGPVRSFISITLPGLRQVMLFVTTTTLLASANMFGQSFLITAGGPGAETRTAIMYISDQGLSQNNMGYASAMSYILFAFLAILSVINFRLQQDKSKGRLK
- a CDS encoding ABC transporter substrate-binding protein, producing the protein MARPIKRLARLAAFALTLGLVACSGGQQGAATKSKIEGGDYSGPKVEVTFWHGWTGGAAPTIVPKLIDKFNSTHDNIAVKAVPQEWSQLGSKLPLAIKSGRGPDVAVLHGNDIATYAAQNLLISSDEIVKELKYSDDSFPPGVFAKGNYQDIQYAIPWSVTPLGLFINKDVADKTGVVEVPTNKKEYLEALEKMKSSGVQGDWVDGFEFTGQYQFLSLLWQYGGSPYNTDVSEAAFNSEAGVKALTWMRNMIDKGYSPADVAQDGDFNALISGKAAFNWNGVWQTTNTALEKVNWTAAPVPQIGNEKAVWSSSTHWVFPANKGQDSSKTAAAATFVKWMNENSTDWAETGELPATNSVRESADLVKKYPNLKPFMEELPYAHYETVSPGINEANGLITTAVNEALTGKKKPKKALDDAAAKVNQILKQNRQKYGNN